The window ATCACCGGCAGCTACCCCAGACCGCTCTTCGACTTCAACGTCGGCGTCATACGCTGGAGCACACGCGTCAGCTATTACTCCTCCGCGGTGCTCGGAACCGACGACTACCCGCCGTTCACCCTCAAGGACGTGCCCGACTACCCGATACGCGTCGAGGTCGCCTACCCCCAGCGGCTGTCCCGCGGACTGGTCCTGGTCAAGTGGCTCCTCGTCATACCGCAGTTGTTCGTGGTCGTACTGCTGGTCACCAGCGGCTGGAACGCCTGCCGGTACATCGAGGACTACAGCCCCTTCTCCTCTGGGCTCATCGGCCTGCTCACCCTCGTTGCCGTGGTGGTCCTGGCATGTACCGGGAGCTACCCGCGCGCCCTGTTCGACCTGCTCATGGGTCTCACGCGCTGGATATTGCGGGTGGTCGTCTACGCCACCCTCATGACCGACGCGTACCCGCCCTTCCGGCTCGACATGGGAGGGAACGAACCCAACGCAGGGGTGCCGCAGCCGGCGGGCGCCGGCTGACGGGGACGGACGGCCTAGGCTTGCGCCGTGACCAGCCCAGTGGTGAACCGGAGGCAGGCGATGGGCGCCGGGGTCGGCGCCCTGGCCGTGGCGCTGGCCGCGTGCGCGGGGGACTCCGGGCCGGTACGGCGGCTACGGCTCGCGACGGGGCCCGAGGGCGGGCCGTACAACGCGTTCGGGCAGGCCCTGGCGCAGGCCGTCGCCGCCGGCGGCCGCCGGATCGAGATCGTCCCGGTGAGCACCGCGGCCAGCGTGAACAACCTGCGGAAGCTGGACGAGGGGTCGGTGGAGCTGGCACTGGCCATGGCGGACGTGGCCCAGGACGCGGCGCTGGGCCGGGAGTCCTTCCCCCGTCCGACCGCCGTGACGGCGCTGGCCCGGGTCTATGTGAACTACACGCACCTGCTCGTCCCGGCGGATGGGCCCGTGCACTCGGTGAAGGACCTCGCCGGACGCCCCGTCGCGGCCGGCGCGGCCGGCTCCGGGGTCCGGGTGGTGGCGGAACGGGTCCTGCGGGCCGCCGGGCTGAACGGCGCACCCGCGGCGACGGCGGACGAGCGGCAGCTGGGCCTCGCCGCGTCCGTGAGCGCCTTGCGCGAAGGGTCGGTCGACGCACTGTTCTGGTCCGGCGGGGTGCCCACCCCGGCGCTGTCGGAGCTGGCGGGCGAGCTGCCGCTGCGCTTCCTCCCCCTCGACGCGTACGTGGGCGCGCTCCGGGAGCGCTACGCCCCCGTCTACACGGCGGTCACGCTCCCTGCCGGGGTGTACGGCCTGACGGAGCCGGTGGGAACCATCGGGGTCGGCAACTACCTGCTGGCACGGGCGGACGTACCGCAGGACACCGTGCGCGAGCTGCTCCAAGTGGTGTTCGAGCGGTGGCGGGACCTGCTGCGGGAGGTCACGGCCGGGGCGAGGCTGGAGCCCCGGTTCGCCATCTCGACCGGCGAGGTGCCGCTCCACGCGGGCGCCGTCGCGTACTACCGGTCGGTGTACGGCTGAGACCTCACGGCGCCGGGATCCGGAGCTCGACCACCAGACCGTGCGGCACATGGCCGCTGACGTCGAGCCGGCCACCGCTGATGCGGGCGATCTCGTCGGCGATGGCCAGGCCCAGGCCGCTGCCGGGGACGTTCTGGTGCTCCGGGGCGCGCGCGAAACGTCTGAGCAGAAGGGGCAGTTGCTCCTCGGGAACCCCCGGGCCGTCGTCCGTGACCCGTACGACGGCGCTCCCGTCCGCCCCGTGCGTGGCGCGCACCTCGACGCGGCCGCCCCGCGGGACGAACTTGACGGCGTTGTCGAGGAGCGCGTCCAGGATCCGGCCCGCCGCGTCGGGCAGGGCGCGCGCCGACAGGTCCCCGGCCGGACAGGACGCTGTTAGGTGCACGCCCGCGGCACGGTAGACCGGAGCCCAGGCCGTCACCCGGTCCCGCACCGCCCGCGCGACGTCCTGGACGGTGGGCTCCGCCGTGCCGGACTCCACGCGGGCCAGCGCCAGCAGGCCGTCGAGCAGCTCCTCCAGGCGTTCCGCCTCGTCCAGTGCGCGGCCGTGCTCGGCCAGGCCGGGCCCGGGTGCGAGGTACGGTTCGACGTTCTCCAGCTGCAGGACGAGCGTGGCCAGCGGATTGCGCAGCTGGTGGGAGGCATCGGCGACGAAGTCGCGCTGGCGGCCGATGGAGTCGGCCATGGCCTCCGCCATCGCGTTGAAGTGCCGGCGCAGGTGTCGCAGTTCCGGCGGGCCGGTGTCGGACACGGCCCGGGCCTGGAGGCTGCCGGCGGTCAGCCGCTCGACCGCCCGGTCCAGGTCCCGCACGGGGCGCATCAGCCAGCGCGCGATCCCGGCCGCGACCAGGGCCGCCGCCGCGAAGGCGGTCAGCGCCCCGGCGGCGATGAGCGACCAGCGGGCCGCCACGTCCCGGCGGGCGGCGTCGGTGGGTACGGCCATCAGGACCGCCCCGCTCACCCGCTCGTCCCGGCCCACCGGCTCGGCCAGCACGACGGTCCGAGGGCTCCAGGGGAGAAGGGTGGGCAGCCGGTCGGTGGAACGGCCGGTGAGGGCGCGGCGGCGGGCGTCGGAGTCGGCGGCCGCGCCCGTGGCGGCCTCCGCCGCCGGCCCGGTCCCGGCCCGGGCCACCGTGGCCCCCGCGGTGTCGACCACGACCACCCCCGCTCCGTACAGATGGGCGTAGCGGCTGATCTCGGCCGAAAGCTCCGCGCGATCGGCGGCGGTGCGCATCCGGTCGGCGAGATCGGCGAACCGTACGGCCTCCGAGCGCCGTTGGAGGAGCAGGTGCTCGGTACGACCGCGTGCGGAGGCGTCCGCCAGGGGGATGCAGAGCAGCAGCGCGGCCGCCCCCATCAGCACCATCAGCACCGCGAGGAGCCTGCGCCTCACCGCTCGCCGCCCGGGTCGCCGCCCCCTGCATCGGGCGCGGCCGGCGGGGTGCCGAGCTGGTAGCCGAACCCCCGGACGGTACGCACCAGGCCGGAGCGGCCGGTCTTGGCGCGGATGCCCGCCACATGGACGTCCAGCGAGCGGGAGGCCGCGAGGAAGGCGTCCCCCCAGATCCGGTCCAGGATCACCTCGCGGGAATGCACCTCGTCCGGGCGGGCCGCCAGGAAGGCGAGTACGTCGAACTCGCGCCGCGTCAGGCGCACCGCGACGCCCGCCACCGTGACGGTCCGCCCCGACAGGTCGACCTCGACGTCACCGGTGCGCACGGGGCGCGGCCCGGCCGCGATCGGCTCGGTACGGCCCGGGTGCGGGTCCGTCCGGCGCCGTACGGAATCGATGCGGGCCATCAGTTCGGCCATGCGGAACGGCTTGACCACATAGTCGTCGGCGCCCGCCCGCAGCCCCTGCACGATGTCGCGCTCCTCGCACCGCGCGGTCACCACGATCAGCGGCGCGTCGCATACGGTACGCAGCCGCCGCAGCAGCTCCAGCCCGTCGAGATCGGGAAGGCCCAGGTCGAGCAGGACGAATTCGGCCTCGCGCGCGTGCCGCAGGGCGTCCAGGGCACGCCCGACCCGGCGGACGGTGTGCCCGCGCAGGGCGAGGGCCGTGCCGAGGGCCTGGGCCATGCGGTCGTCGTCCTCGACGAGAAGCGCGTGCATAGACAATTCCTCGTGACCTGTGACCTGTGACCTGTGACCTGTGACCGGACCCCGGCCACCGGAGCCCCCGTGACCCGGCGCAGCAGCTTACGGGAGCCGGCGCGCCGGGCCACCGGGGACGGATCAGCGTGCGGCCTCGGCCGCAGCCGTCGCCGGCCGGTCCGGACCCGGGGCGAGGCCGCCGTCCTCCTCGGCCTCGGCGCGGCTGAGCGCGGCGTTGCGGGTGTCCGGCATGAGGACGTAGGTCACGAGGGAGATCAGCGCGCACCCGGAGACGTACCAGAAGAACATGGTCTCGTGACCACTGTTCTTGAACCACAGCGCCACGTACTCCGCCGTGCCGCCGAAGAGCGCGTTGGCGATCGCGTACGGCAGTGCCACGCCCAGCGCGCGCACGCGCGTCGGGAACAGCTCGGCCTTGACCGCCGCGTTGATCGAGGTGTAGCCGGTGATGATGACCAGGGCCAGCAGGGACAGGCCGAGCGCGGACCAGTACGAGGACGCGGACCCGAGGGCGGTCATGATCGGGTAGGTGCCGACCGTGCAGCCCACCGCGAAGGTGATGAGCAGGGGCCGGCGGCCGATCCGGTCGGACAGCATGCCGGCGAAGGGCTGCAGCACGGCGAAGAGGGTCAGCGCGGTGAAGCTGACGAGCGTGGCGGTGGTCTTCTCCATGCCCGCGCTGCCGACCAGGTACTTGGTGAGGTAGGTGGTGTAGGTGTAGTACGCCACGGTGCCGCCGAGGGTGAGCGCCATGACCAGCCCCGCCTGTCGCCGGTACTGCCACAGGGCCTTGAGCGTGCCGCGCGTGCTGTCGTCGTGGGCTTCCTCGCCCGCCGCCGACTCCTCCTTGAACGCGTCGGTCTCCTGGAGGCGTCGCCGCAGCCAGAAGACGACCACCGCGAACAACGCCCCGACGACGAAGGGAATCCGCCAGCCCCAGCTCTCCAACTGGGCGCTGGTCAACGTGTGCTGAAGGGTGATCAGAATGCCCAGGCCGAGCAGCTGGCCGCAGGTCATCGACACGTACTGGAAGGACGAGCCAAGGCCGCGCCGGTTGCGGGCGGACGCTTCGGTCAGGTAGGTGGCGCTGGCCGCGTACTCGCCGCCGATGCTCATCCCCTGGAGCAGCCGCGCGAGCAGCAGCACCAGGGCGCCGAAGTACCCGGCCTGGCCGTACGTCGGTGCCACGGCGATGAGCAGCGCGGCCACCGACATCATGGTGACGGTGAGGGTCAGCGCACTCTTGCGGCCGTGCCGGTCGGCGGCGCGCCCCAGGATCCAGCCGCCGACCGGGCGCATCAGGAAGCCCACGGCGAAGATCCCCGCCGTGTTCATCAGCTGGGTGGTCGGGTTGTCGCCGGGGAAGAAGGAGTCGGCGAAGTAGATTGCGAAGCTGGCGTAGACGAACCAGTCGTACCACTCGACGAGATTGCCCAGCGAGCCGCCGACCAGGGCGAGACGGCGCTTCCTGCGCTCGTCCCCGGGCGGCGGTGCGGGCATGACGACGGACGAGGACATGGCGGCTCCAGACGGAAGTCCCTGATGAGAGACGGCAGAACTGCCCCGTTGGCGGGGGAGTGTCCAGAGCATGCGGCGGCGGTCGTACCCGGACAAGGTTCGCCACGCAGATCTAACGTTCCGCTAAGGAAGCCCTCGGGCGCCCCGTCGGGCGACCTCTCGGGCGACCGCTCTGGTGAGCTGTCCGGCGTGTCCTCGGGAGCGCCCCTGGGAACGTCCCCGGCAGGACCACGGGCGCGCCGGATTTCACGATGCCGTCATGTGCACGTCACGCCAGCTCCATGGGGGCCACCCGCACGTGGCCCACGGTGGGGGCGGCCCGCCGCCGAGCGCCGGACGACTCCGCGCACCACGCGGCCGGCCCGACCCCGTACCCCTCACCAGGAGGCAAGATGCGCGTGATCCCGAGCAGGCGGACCCCGGCCGTGACCGCGGCGGCCGTGGTGGCACTGGGTGTGATCGCGGTGCCCGCGCACGCCCGCGACGCCTCGGCGCCGCCGCTGCCCCGGGTGTCTGCCTCCGTGGAGACGCCCTCCCTCTTCGACGACGAGGCCGGCGGCAACGCGAACGCCGACGACCCGGCGATCTGGCGCAACGCGAAGAACCCCGACCGCAGCCTGGTGATCGCCACCGCCAAGGAGGGCGGCCTGCGCGTCTACGACCTGGACGGCCGTCAGGTGCAGAGCCTGCCGGCGCCCCCGCCGCCGCGGGAGGGAGACATGCCCGGCCGCTTCAACAACGTCGACCTGATCAGCGGACTCCGCTTCCCGGACGGCCGCCACGACGTGGCCGTCGTCTCCGACCGAGGCCGCGACCAGCTGCGCGTCTACCGGATCGACCCGAAGCGGCCCACCGCCCCGCTGGTCGACGTCACCGACGAGACGGCCGCCCCGCACGTCTTCTCCGCCGGCCAGGACGAGGTCAACGAGCAGCGGACCGCCTACGGACTCGCCGCCTACACCGACCGCCGCAGCGGCCGCTCGTACGCGGTCACCAGCCGGCGCCACGCCACAGCCCTCGCGCTGGCCGAGCTCCTGCCGAACGCCGGCGGAAAGGTCGGCTACCGCACCGTCCGCACCACCTCGCTGCCCTCCTCCTTCACCCTGCCCGACGGAAAGACGTGGGCACCGTGCGCGGAACCGGGCGAGGAACCCCAGGTGGAGGGCATGGTCATCGATCCCGACACCGGTGACCTCTACGCAGGCCAGGAGGACGTGGGCATCTGGAAGCTCGACGCCGACCTGCGGTCACCCGCACGCCTGATCGAGAAGGTCCGCTCCTACGGCGTACCCGGCACCTGGAACCCCGCAACCGAGGAATGCACAGCGGGCGCCGACCCCGGCTTCGGCGGCCGGCACATCGCGGCCGACGTCGAGGGCCTGACCATCTGGCGCGACCCCGCGCAGCCCGCCCGCCGCGGCTACCTGCTGGCCTCCAGCCAGGGCGACGACACCTTCGCCGTCTTCGACCGCGGGCACGGCAACGCGTACGTCCGCGGCTTCCGCATCGGCGACGGCGCCGGGCCGAGCTCGCCGGACGGCGCCCAGGAGAGCGACGGCGCCGCGGTCACGAGCGAACCGCTGGGCAGGAAGTTCCCCAACGGCCTGCTGGTCGTTCAGGACGGCCACAACACCCCCGCGACCACCGGACCCGACGGGGAGGCCCGGACCGACACCGACTTCAAGTTCGTGGACCTGGGCCTGCTCAAGCGCGCCGCCCGCCTCTGACCATGGCCGCGGGGACCGTGACCTGGGCGGCGCCGCGTTCGCCCAGGTCGGTAGGATCGCCACCGCAGACGACGGAAGGCGATCATGGCGGACAGTCCCCTCAGGCCCAGCTCGTTGATCAACACGGTCTACGGGGCGTTCCTGCGACGGCTCGGAGGCTGGATCTCCGTCGCCGATCTGATCACCCTGATGTCCGAGCTCGACGTGGACGGCCCGGCGGCGCGCTCGGCGATCTCCCGGCTCAAGAAGAAGGGCGTCCTCGAACCGGAACGCCGGGGCGCCACCGGCTACCGGCTCAGCCCGGGTGCGCAACCCGTCTTCGACGAGGGCGACCGGCGCATCTTCGGCAGCCTGGAGCCGGCGAAGCTGAGCGACGGCTGGGCCATGGCCGTCTTCTCCGTACCGGAGTCCGAGCGCTCCTACCGCTACCAGCTGCGCACCCGGCTGACCTGGCTGGGCTTCGGCAACATCGCCCCGGGCGTGTGGCTGGCGCCGGGCCGACTCCTCGGCGACGCCCGTGACATGCTCGTACGGCTCGGCCTCAGCGACTACGTGCACCTGTTCGCCGCCGAGTACGCCGCCTTCAGCGACCTGCCCGGGACCGTCAGCTCCTGGTGGGACTTCCCGGCGATCGAGGAGCAGTACGCCGGGTTCACCCAGGCGTACGGCCCCGTCGCCGCGGGCCTGACCGGGCAGCCCGGCATCGACGGCGCCGAGGCCTTCCGCCACTACGTGCCCATGCTCACCCAGTGGCGCCGCCTGCCGTACCTCGACCCCGGACTGCCCGCCGAGCTGCTCCCGGCCGACTGGAACGCGGTGGCCGCGCGGCAGATCTTCCAGCAGCTCAACGAGGTGCTCGCCCCGCCCAGCCTGCGGCACGTGCAGGAGGTCACCGGCCTGACCGAGGAGGCGGCGGACGCCCCCTAGGGGGCGTCGGGCCTTCTCGACGGGCGGGGGCAGGGCCGGTCACTTCAGGTAGATCGTGAATGTCCTCGCGCCATTGACGATCGGCCCGACGTGGACCGAGCCACGAGCCCGGTCGAATTCCCCGGTGCCGCCGGTGATCGCGTTGTCGAACGAACCGGGAGGGCCCGGCACGATGCCGAAGACCATCCCCTGCACGGAGAGCTGGCCGCCCGGGAGGACGTAGGTCACGTAGCACGCCTCCGCTCCGCCCTCGGTGACCCGGGTGGTGGTGCAGGTGCCGCCGGTTTCGCCGACCTGGTTGCCGGCCGCGTCATGGAGGGTCGAGCGGACGACGGTCCGATCACCCTGGGAGGGACCGCTGGAGTTGACGGGGAAGCGCGACTGCTGCGCGAGCCTGCCGGTCAGTGTGATGACCCGTTGCTTTTGGGGCTTGGCGTGGGCGGCAGGGGAGTCCGTCGCGTCTGCGGTCACGGCAGGGGCCCAGGCGAGAAGGGCAACCAGGGCGGTGGCCGTGCCGAGACAGGCGGCTCTGATGGGGCGCATCGTGTGGCTCCTGAAGTGTTGATGCTCATGGATGGTCACATGACAAAACGGTCATGCGATCTCATTCATAACCTCGGCTTTCCCGCCACCCGGAACACCCCGGCGCGACTCACCGGCAGGTCCGACCGGTCGGACCAACCCGGGACGAGAGACAGCCCGCCCGACAGTGCGCCCGGGCCGCGGTACCGGGCGCCGCGGCTCGAGCACGGCACCGTTCCACGGACGGACGGACGGACGGGCGGACGGGCGGACGGACGGTCGCGTCGCAGGCGAGGTGACCCTTGCGGTCAGTCCGCCCCGGGACCGTCCTGGCGGGCGGCCTGTCGCGACGTCGGACGGTGCAGACGCCGCCAGTACCCGGCGAGGTCGTCAACGGCGCCGGTGACCGAGTCCAGGCTCATGGTGGTCCGTGCGTTGCGTTCGTAGCGCTGCCAGTGCGGCATGGGGCTGCGGTTGGGATCACCGGTGCGGATGAAGGAGATCCAGGACGCGTGCACGGCGCCGGCGAGACCGTCACGGATCCTCGGGTTCAGCCCCGCCAGGAACGGCGCCTGCGACCACTTGTCGAAGTTGTTGAAGACGAACGGCAGCTCCAGACAGTGCGGCGAGGCCAGTTGCCCGTTGTGCGCGGGCGTCGGGAGGTCGAACTGGTACGCCCAGACCGGCCGTCCGTGGGCCGCGCGCCGCTCGGCCAGGTCGATCCCGGGGATGCGGAACAGGTCGTCGCCGATCAGGTCCATGAGGACGTCGACCGGGCGGGACCCCGGCCGGGCCTCCTCGTACGCCGTGTAGGCCTCGGCCGCACGGGCCCCGAAGGTGTCCCGCGCCCGCGCGAGCACTTGGTCCTTGGTGGCGGCGGCGTAGGGCTCGTTGAGCGCGAAGGCGAAGGTGGCCTCTTCCCTGGTCCATCCGATCAGGACGTCGATGTCCGCCCCCGGGCCGCTGAGCAGCAGGTCGGCCGGCCGGCGGGTCAGCGTCGCGTCGTCGAGCACCGGCAGGAACGGGGTCGACCAGTACCCCCACCGTCCGGTGCGCCGGAACATCTCGATGGTGGCGCCGATCAACTGGGGCCAGGGGAGGGCCCGTAGCTCCGTCACGTTCCTGACCCCGAGGATCTCGAGGTAGGTGGCGCTGCGCCGGAGGGACTCCGCGCGGCCGGGGATCTGCAGTCCGAGCGGCGGACTCTGCAGGATGGCGCGCCGGAACAGCGGGCGCCCGGTGGGCCGGGCGCCGGCGAGGGCGGCGACCGAGAGTGCGCCGCCGGACTGCCCGGCGAGGGTGATGTCGTCCGGGTCGCCGCCGAACGCGGCGATGTTGTCCCGTACCCAGCGCAGCGCGGCGAGTTGGTCGGTGAGCCAGAAGTTCCCGTCGGCGCCCTCCTCGCCGAAGTAGAGGTAGCCCAGCGGTCCGAGACGGTAGTTGAGGGTCACGACGACCATGTCGCCGTTCCGCGCGAAGGTTTCGCCGGAGTAGTGGGGCAGGGAGCCGGATCCGGAGATGAAGCCGCCTCCGTGGATCCAGACCAGGACGGGCCGCTTGGCGTCGTCGGCGCGGGGCGTCCAGATGTTGAGGGTGAGGCAGTCCTCGCTGAACGGGGGAGCGCCGTGGGTTCCGAGCACCGCGTCGCCCCCTTCCCGGTACAGCTGCGGGGCGCTCGGCCCGAAGGCGGTCGCATCGCGTGTCCCCTGCCACCCCGGGTGGGGCTGGGCGGGGCGCCACCGCAGAGCGCCGACCGGGGGAGCGGCGTAGGGCACGCCCTTGAACACGGTCAGCCCGCCTTCGACGCTTCCGCGCAGCCGTCCCGCGGGCGGCTCCACGACGAGCGGGGTCCCGCCCGCCGGCGGGGCGGCCTGCGCCGCGGCGGCCGGGCCGCCGGGGATGCCGGAGAGCAGCGCGGCACCGGTCAGCACCCCGGTGTTCCTGAGGACTCTGCGCCGTGATGGATCGTCGGTCATGGTGCTTCACTCCCTGACTGATCATGAATTCGCCCACCGAAGTGGTATAGCGCGAAATTGACGATGGTTAGTGCTACGGCACATGTGAGACGCCGGTCAAGGGGTGGGGCGACACTCCAACGGGTATGTTGCGATCTCTTGACGGCCGTCGATATTTCACGATAGACACGTGTCACCTCAGGAGCAGCATCCGGTCCGCGAGGGCCGTCGACAACGTACGGAGTCTCCATGGCAGGTCGCTTTCGCCCCCTGGTTCTGATCACCGTCACCACGAGCCTCTTGCTGGCCACGGGGTGCGGCGGCGCGAGTCTCGGTACCGGCGAAGACAGCAAGCAGAAGGGGCCCGTGAGGATCGGGCTCCTCGTTCCCCGGTCCGGCACCTACAAGGCGCTCGGCGACGACATGAAGCAGGGCTTCGAGCTCTACGTCCGACAGCACGGCGGCAGACTCGGCGGCCGCGAGGTCGAGATCGTGATCGCGGACGAGGGGGAGACGGCCGACTCGGGCAAGGCGGCGGCGGAGAAGCTCGTCAAGCAGGACCGGGTACTGGCGGTCAGCGGCGTGGTCAGCTCGGCCACCGTCAACGGGGTCAAGGACCTGTTCGAGACCGGCCGGATCCCGCTCGTCGGCTCGAACGCCTCACCGACGACCCTGACCGGAACCAAGTACATCTGGCGCACCTCGTACGTCAACGACGAGCCGGGCAAGGCGCTCGGCAAGCACGTCGCCGAGCGGGCCGGGGGCCCGGTCTTCCTCATCGCCGCGGGCTACCAGGCGGGCAAGGACGAGATCGAGGGCTTCAAGTCCACCTTCCTGGCCGCCGGCGGCAAGATCGCGGGGGAGGAGGTCTACACCCCGTTCCCGGGGACCAAGAACTTCCAGCCCTACCTCTCGCAGATCGAGAACTCCGGCGCGAAGGCGGTCTTCTGCTTCTACGCAGGCGGCGCGGCCGTCGACTTCGTCAAGCAGTACCGTGACTTCGGCCTGGCCGGCCGGATCCCGCTCTACGCACCCGGCTTCCTCACCGAGGGCGGCGTACTGAAGGGCCAGGGAGACGCCGCGAACGGTGTCCTCACCGCCCTCAACTACAGCGCCGACCTGGACAACGCCGCCAACCGGCAGTTCGCGCCGGCCTACCGGGCCGCCCACGGCACGGAGCCGACCACCTACGCGATGGCGTCATGGGACGCGGCGCAGGTCCTCGACAAGGCGATCAAGGCGGCCGGTGCCACCGTGACCCCGGAATCGGTCAATGCCGCCATCTCCACGGTGGGGGACATCGACAGCCCGCGCGGCACCTGGCGGTTCAACAGCGGCGGCACACCGATCCAGCCCTGGTACCTGCGCGAGGTCAGGCAGGGCGCCAACACCGTCGCCGGCGACCTCGGCCGACTGGGCGGCTGAGATGCCCGGATGGCTCGACGGCAACCTCGTCAGCGTCGTCGACGGCATCGCGTTCGGGCTGCTGCTCTTCACGATCGCCGTCGGCCTCTCCCTGGTCTTCGGCATGATGGACGTCCTCAACCTGGCGCACGGCACCCTCTACCTCGCGGGCGCCTACACGGCCTACGCACTGTCCGACGGAACCCTGCCGGGCCTGCTCCTCGCCCTCGCGGCCGGCGCCCTGGTAGGCGCCCTCGGGGGAGCGGTGCTGACACTGCTCACGCAGCCGCTGGCCCGGCGCGGACATCTGGACCAGGCCGTGCTCACCCTCGGCATCACGTTCATCGTCGCCGACCTCCTCGCCGCCGCCTTCGGCAGCGAGGTCCTGCCGACGGATCCGCCGGTACCGCTGCGCGGGACGGTGAACCTGCTCGGCCACACGTATCCCGTCTACCGGCTGGTGTTCATCGCCGTCGCGGCCTGCCTCGCGGTGCTCGTCCACCTCGTCTTCGAACGCAGCTCGCTCGGAGCGCTCGTACGGGCCACCGTCGCGGACCGCGACATGGTCCGGGCCCAGGGCGTCGACGTCCGCAAGGTGCTCTACGGGGTCTTCGCGCTGGGCGCGGCCCTGGCAGCCGTCGGCGGTGTCCTCGGCGCGCCGATCCTGGGACCCGGCCCGGGCGTCGACGAGAGCGTGCTCGTCCTCTCCCTCGTCGTCGTGGTCGTCGGCGGCCTCGGATCCGTGCGCGGCGCCCTCGCCGGGGCACTGCTCATCGGCCAGGTCCAGACCCTCGGGGTGGCACTGCTCCCGCAGTACGCGCCCTTCCTCCTCTTCGGCGCCATGCTGGTGGTACTCGTGGTCCGCCCGCACGGCCTGGTCCCGTCGGCGGTGCGCACATGAGCGCGTTCCGGACCTCCCGGACCTCCCGATCGGCAGGGGCCGCCGTACTCCTCGGGCTGGCCCTGGCCCCCTTCCTGCTCGGCCCGTACGCCATCTCCACCCTGTCGCGGATCCTCGTGTTCGCCCTGCTCGCGCTGAGCGTGAACCTGCTCACCGGGCTGACCGGGCTCCCGACCCTCGGCCAGTCCGCCTACTTCGGCGTCGGCGCCTACACCGCGGCGATCGTCGCCAAGGGCCTCACCGACATCGGACCGATCCAACTCCTCATCGCGGCAGGCGTTTCCGCGCTGGTGGCCGTGCCCACCGGATGGCTGGCCGTCCGGGCCCGCGGCGTGGTGTTCCTCATGCTGACGCTGGCCATCGGCGAGATCGTCTACAGCGCAGCCGTCAACTGGAAGCCGGTGACCGGCGGCAGCGACGGGATCTCGGGCGTCCCGCCCGTCGTACCGCTGCCCGGCATGCCCGCCCTGGAGCTCGACGGGCTCGTCTACTTCTACGTGCTGGCCATGTTCCTGCTGCTCCTCGCGGCCGTCACCCGCCTGGACTCGACCCCGTTCGCCCTCGCCCTGCGCGGGATCCGCGACAACGAACCCCGCATGAAGGCCATCGGCTACCCCACCCGTCGGTACGCCCTGACCGTCTACTGCGGCGCCGCCGCGCTGGCCGGCGCCGCCGGGT is drawn from Streptomyces sp. NBC_01232 and contains these coding sequences:
- a CDS encoding PaaX family transcriptional regulator is translated as MADSPLRPSSLINTVYGAFLRRLGGWISVADLITLMSELDVDGPAARSAISRLKKKGVLEPERRGATGYRLSPGAQPVFDEGDRRIFGSLEPAKLSDGWAMAVFSVPESERSYRYQLRTRLTWLGFGNIAPGVWLAPGRLLGDARDMLVRLGLSDYVHLFAAEYAAFSDLPGTVSSWWDFPAIEEQYAGFTQAYGPVAAGLTGQPGIDGAEAFRHYVPMLTQWRRLPYLDPGLPAELLPADWNAVAARQIFQQLNEVLAPPSLRHVQEVTGLTEEAADAP
- a CDS encoding DUF4389 domain-containing protein; this encodes MIASVHPLRVEANLDPGLTRWMWLVKWILAIPHYVVLLFLQIAFLLLSVIAFFGILITGSYPRPLFDFNVGVIRWSTRVSYYSSAVLGTDDYPPFTLKDVPDYPIRVEVAYPQRLSRGLVLVKWLLVIPQLFVVVLLVTSGWNACRYIEDYSPFSSGLIGLLTLVAVVVLACTGSYPRALFDLLMGLTRWILRVVVYATLMTDAYPPFRLDMGGNEPNAGVPQPAGAG
- a CDS encoding MFS transporter translates to MPAPPPGDERRKRRLALVGGSLGNLVEWYDWFVYASFAIYFADSFFPGDNPTTQLMNTAGIFAVGFLMRPVGGWILGRAADRHGRKSALTLTVTMMSVAALLIAVAPTYGQAGYFGALVLLLARLLQGMSIGGEYAASATYLTEASARNRRGLGSSFQYVSMTCGQLLGLGILITLQHTLTSAQLESWGWRIPFVVGALFAVVVFWLRRRLQETDAFKEESAAGEEAHDDSTRGTLKALWQYRRQAGLVMALTLGGTVAYYTYTTYLTKYLVGSAGMEKTTATLVSFTALTLFAVLQPFAGMLSDRIGRRPLLITFAVGCTVGTYPIMTALGSASSYWSALGLSLLALVIITGYTSINAAVKAELFPTRVRALGVALPYAIANALFGGTAEYVALWFKNSGHETMFFWYVSGCALISLVTYVLMPDTRNAALSRAEAEEDGGLAPGPDRPATAAAEAAR
- a CDS encoding phytase — encoded protein: MRVIPSRRTPAVTAAAVVALGVIAVPAHARDASAPPLPRVSASVETPSLFDDEAGGNANADDPAIWRNAKNPDRSLVIATAKEGGLRVYDLDGRQVQSLPAPPPPREGDMPGRFNNVDLISGLRFPDGRHDVAVVSDRGRDQLRVYRIDPKRPTAPLVDVTDETAAPHVFSAGQDEVNEQRTAYGLAAYTDRRSGRSYAVTSRRHATALALAELLPNAGGKVGYRTVRTTSLPSSFTLPDGKTWAPCAEPGEEPQVEGMVIDPDTGDLYAGQEDVGIWKLDADLRSPARLIEKVRSYGVPGTWNPATEECTAGADPGFGGRHIAADVEGLTIWRDPAQPARRGYLLASSQGDDTFAVFDRGHGNAYVRGFRIGDGAGPSSPDGAQESDGAAVTSEPLGRKFPNGLLVVQDGHNTPATTGPDGEARTDTDFKFVDLGLLKRAARL
- a CDS encoding response regulator transcription factor, coding for MHALLVEDDDRMAQALGTALALRGHTVRRVGRALDALRHAREAEFVLLDLGLPDLDGLELLRRLRTVCDAPLIVVTARCEERDIVQGLRAGADDYVVKPFRMAELMARIDSVRRRTDPHPGRTEPIAAGPRPVRTGDVEVDLSGRTVTVAGVAVRLTRREFDVLAFLAARPDEVHSREVILDRIWGDAFLAASRSLDVHVAGIRAKTGRSGLVRTVRGFGYQLGTPPAAPDAGGGDPGGER
- a CDS encoding HAMP domain-containing sensor histidine kinase, giving the protein MRRRLLAVLMVLMGAAALLLCIPLADASARGRTEHLLLQRRSEAVRFADLADRMRTAADRAELSAEISRYAHLYGAGVVVVDTAGATVARAGTGPAAEAATGAAADSDARRRALTGRSTDRLPTLLPWSPRTVVLAEPVGRDERVSGAVLMAVPTDAARRDVAARWSLIAAGALTAFAAAALVAAGIARWLMRPVRDLDRAVERLTAGSLQARAVSDTGPPELRHLRRHFNAMAEAMADSIGRQRDFVADASHQLRNPLATLVLQLENVEPYLAPGPGLAEHGRALDEAERLEELLDGLLALARVESGTAEPTVQDVARAVRDRVTAWAPVYRAAGVHLTASCPAGDLSARALPDAAGRILDALLDNAVKFVPRGGRVEVRATHGADGSAVVRVTDDGPGVPEEQLPLLLRRFARAPEHQNVPGSGLGLAIADEIARISGGRLDVSGHVPHGLVVELRIPAP
- a CDS encoding TAXI family TRAP transporter solute-binding subunit; amino-acid sequence: MTSPVVNRRQAMGAGVGALAVALAACAGDSGPVRRLRLATGPEGGPYNAFGQALAQAVAAGGRRIEIVPVSTAASVNNLRKLDEGSVELALAMADVAQDAALGRESFPRPTAVTALARVYVNYTHLLVPADGPVHSVKDLAGRPVAAGAAGSGVRVVAERVLRAAGLNGAPAATADERQLGLAASVSALREGSVDALFWSGGVPTPALSELAGELPLRFLPLDAYVGALRERYAPVYTAVTLPAGVYGLTEPVGTIGVGNYLLARADVPQDTVRELLQVVFERWRDLLREVTAGARLEPRFAISTGEVPLHAGAVAYYRSVYG